TTAAGTGTTTTTGAATGGCAGATTCGTTAATGTTTAACTTTTTGGATATTTTTAATCTACTTATTTTATGATTATTATTTATAAGTTGTAAAACCTCTTTTTGTCTTTCTGATAAGTTTTTTAATTCTTTTATTTGATTAGCTATCTGACCACCTATCTGACCACCTATCTGACCACCTATCTGACCACCTGAAATTTTATCAAATGGAAAAGTCATTCTAAGAAAGTTATCAGAAAATTTAAAACATTTTTTAGTGTAAAAAGACAATATTCTAGGAATTCCAGAACCTAACTGCTCAACTAATTTTAAGTCTTTATAGATTCTGATTAATTGTTTATTTCTTGGAACAGAAAAACCTTCAAAAAATTCTTTTTCATTTAATCCTTCAGGCAAACCTCCTGCAGAAGTAATTTCTAATCTATCTGAAAATAGTTCAAATTTTGGCGATACTTCTCTGCTGTAATCATTATGAACAAAAGCATTAATTACTGCTTCTCTAATTGCTATTGAATTCCAAAGTTGATGTTGCTCTCTTTCTTTTGATGTGATTTTAATAAAAGTGGAATTTTCTATCGCTAATTTATCTAAAACTTGCTTTGTTGCTTTTACAATTGAATTGTAACCATATTCGTTATTTTCTATTAAATTAGTTCTATCTTTTGTAGCATATTTAGCTAATTTAATAGAAATATTATTAGTGTCTGACATTAAATATGCAACATAATTATACCTTTTATCCTCTGTTAAAAGTTCTAAATTCTGTGCAAATTGTTTTGGAAGTTTTATACCTGTTTCCTCGTAATAAATTTTTAACTGACTAAAAGATAACTCTTGAATGCTAGATTTTATTTTGCTAATCGAATTTCTGGTTCGTTTGGAAAATAAAGTATCAATATTTAGTTGTGATAATTGTTCTGCAGCTGTTCCTATTCTAATGAAACTTCCTTTTGGCGTCATTCCAAGTTTTGTGAAGTAATATGGTTTTTCTGTGCCACTTGCTACAATAATTTTTATAATTGGCTTGTTGTCTTTTTCTTCAACAACAATATCAAACAGTCCCATTGCAGAAGGGCTAATATTATTCTTTATTTTATCTTTTAAAACGAGTGCACTTTTATCTGCATTTTCTAGACCAACTGTATTCCCCTCATCATCAATACCAAAATAAATAATACCACCTTCTTTATAGTTTAAAAAAGCAATTATTTCTCTTTCTATAAACTTAGTAATTTCTTTTTTGTATTCTATTCTGTTGGTTTCCATTAGGGCTCGAAAATACGAAAAAGAATCTTTAATTTTGTTTTTTTAAAACTCACTTAATTCAAAAATTAAGCAAAAAGCATTTAAAGAATTTTAGCCCAGATTGAAACGACATCCTTTTTGCTTTTTCAGCAAAAAGATATAGCCTTTCGACTTCGCTCAAGATAAATTCCAAGCTGGAAATAGCTTCAAAAAAAAAAGAGAAACATTGCTGCTTCTCTTTCTATATTTTTAATTAATGAAGTATCTACCCTTCACAAGAAGCACATTCTTTCTTTTGCTTAAATTTTTGTGCAGCATTCATACTGTGTTGATAATACATCGATTTCACCCCTAATTTCCAAGCATTGATATAAATTGCGTTTACATCTTTAATTGGCATATCTGGATGTACCATAACATTGATAGATTGCCCTTGATCTATGTGGTTTTGTCTGTTTGCAGCTTGATACACAATTACATTTTGATCGATTTCTGAATAGGTTCTAAAAACTTCTTTTTCTTCGTCTGTTAAACAATCTAAATGCAATACAGAACCATCATTATCACGAATACTAGTCCAAATTTCTTTTGTATTAAAACCTTTTTGTTCTAATAGGTTTTCTAAAATTGGGTTTTTAATAGTCGTTTTAATCTTAGCAATATCTTTTACGTAAATGTTAGACCAAATTGGCTCAATTCCTTGAGAAACTTGTCCTAAAATAAATGCTGATGACGTTGTTGGTGCAATTGCATTTAAAGTTGTATTACGTCTTCCATAACCTTTTAACACAGCTGGCTCTCCATATTCAACAGCCATTTCTTCTGATGCTTTGTAAGATTTTTCTTTAATTATTTTAAAGATTTCACTATTCAAATCGTATGCTTCTGGACTATCAAAAGCCAACATTTTAGATTGTAATAAAGAATGCCAACCTAAAGCTCCTAAACCTAACGCTCTGTTTTCTTTTGCAAATTTGTATGCTTTTTCCATAAAACGAAACGTAAACTGATCATCTCTGCTTTCTGAATCTCTATAAACTTCTAACTTTGTAATAAATTCTTGCATTACAGCATCTAAAAAGTACGTTAGCGTTTCTACAGCATCTGTATCTTTCCAATCATCAAAATGTAATAAGTTTATAGATGATAAACAACAAACAAAAGACCAATCGTCATTAGATGGCAACATGATTTCTGTACATAAATTACTTGCGTAAATTTCGTGGTTTTTGTCTTTGTAAACATCTACAGTTCCATTATTTGCATTATCTCTAAACAAAATATATGGATACCCAATTTCTCCTCTTCTTTGTAATATTTTTGCCCAAATACTTCTTTTCTCTACATCTCCATCAATCATTTCTTGCATCCATTGATCACCAACAGTTACACCATGTGTTAATTCTTGAATTGGGTTTCCTTCTGTACCTATTTCTAAAAACTCTTTAATATCTGGATGATCTACAGGTAAATAAGGTGAAAAACGGCCACGTCTTACAGAACCTTGACTTACAACATCCACCATTTTTTCGAACAATTGCATAATGTGAACAGACCCAGATGATGAACCATTATTTTTAACATCTGCTCCTCTTTCACGTAATTTTCCGAAATAACCAGAAGTACCACCTCCTAATTTAGACATCATACCAACTTCTGATTGTGAGAATAAAATATCTCCCATATCATCAGCAACATGACTTCCAAAACAACTAATTGGCAAGCCTCTTCTTTTCCCAAAGTTACTCCAAATTGGCGATGCTAAAGAGTAATACCCAGCAGCCATATATTTGTAAAACTTGTCAGAAAAACCTGGTTTATTTAAAATACGCTCTGCATTGTCTGCAATTTCGCGAATTCTTTCTTCTGGGGTTGTAGTACCAGTTAAATATCCTGACTCTAAAAATTTACGGCTATTTTCTGTTAACCAAGTAATTTCTGGGGCTGTGTTTTTATCAAGAATTTCTTTTCTAGAAGCATTTCTAGCTTGGATTAATTTTTCGTGTTCTGTGAGTTCAGAAGTTTTTGTTTCGTTTAGGTTCATGTTTTTAAAATAAGTCGTCGCTAGTTATACTTTTTGTTCTTTTACTGTAGTTGATAGATCTTTTTACAAAGAAATCTCCATGTTTGGTTCCAATAATTTCATCATCAAACCAATCTGTTTCTGCTAATAAGTTTTGATCAATCTCAAATATTTTTGGAATTCCGATACTTTCTAAAGAGTTATTAAATCTATTTTTAATAAATTCTTTAATCACTGCTTTTGGTAAGAAATCTAATTCACCCCTTTCAAAAATCCAGTCGATAATTTTACTTTCAGATAAAAAAGCTTCTTTACAAGTTTCTTGAACTACTAAACTATTGTCTTCATCAAACCAATCTGGATTTTCTTCTTTAATAATTTTAATTAAATCGATTCCAAAATCTCCATGAATTTGCTCTTCTTTTGAGGTAGCTTCCACCACATTAGAAATCCCTTTTAACACATTTTTATGTTTGTTAAAAGCCATAATAATTAAAAATTGAGAAAATAAAGAAACGTGCTCAATAAATAAAGAAAACAAAATTATAGATTCTGAAAACTCCTTATTATCCTCGCTATTTACATTCTTTAATGCTAATTCTAAATAATTAACACGTCTCATAATTATAGGATTTTTCTTTAAGTTTTTAAACTCGTTGTTTAATCCTAAAATCTCTAATAAGTGAGAATATGCATCATGATGACGCACTTCACTTTCTGCAAATGTAGAACCTACTGAACCAATTTCTGGTTTTGGCATTTTTTTATAAATATCTCCCCAAAAAGTTTTTACAGCCACCTCTATTTGAGAAATTGCCAACATCGTGTTTTTTATGGCATTCTGCTCAACATCATTCAAAGTCGATTTAAAATCTTGTATATCGCTTGTGTAATTAAATTCGGTATGAATCCAATAAGAGTGCCTAATAGCATCTACATACTCGTTTAGAGCAGGGTATTCATAAGGCTTTAAATTCAACCTTTTTTCAAAAATATTTGTCTTTCTATTTCTAGTCTGTTCATCTCTATATAATATGTATGCTTTTGCAACATCATGAAAACGACTATCCATCAATTTATACTCAACAATATCTTGCACTTGCTCAACTGTTGGTGTATAATTAGGTTCATTTAACTTCCTTTCTAGTAAGGTACCATTTACAATATTTGTAATTGCAATTGCATCTCTTCTCGAGCCATTATTTACAGATAGCATCGCTTTTTCAATAGCACTTGTAATTTTTTCTAGCTCAAAATTGCTAGTTCCAGAGTCTCTTTTTATGATTTGTGTAATTTCCACGATGATGTAATGTTATTTAAAAGTTAATAAAGATGCTAACAAAGATTGCCCTTTTTAGTAAAAAAAGCAATCCATACTTATCCACAAAACAAGCGAGTTTTTAACAAAATGGTATTTTTATGAGTTTTAGTGTTAAAAAAAATACTTTTTCAATATACTGATTTACAGTTACTTAAAAGCTAAAAAACGCTACAACCTTTATTCCTATTGACATTCTTAAAACAAGATTTCTTTTTTTTATTTTGACACCTATTTTCAAAAAAAACTCCTTTTTTTAGAATAGATAAAATCACAATGAAAATAAATTAAATATGATTTGAACTAGATGTATTGAAATCAATTACAATTAATGTATATTTGTAATATTATTAACATTTATTATATATCAAAGTGAAAACAGGAACAATAAAATTCTTCAACGAATCTAAAGGATTTGGATTCGTAACAGAAGATGATTCAAACACAGAGTATTTTGTGCACGTATCAGGATTAATCGACGAAGTAAGAGAAGGTGATGCAGTAGAATTCGATTTAAAAGAAGGTAGAAAAGGTTTAAACGCAGTAGACGTTAGAGTTATCTAATATTATTTAGAATTTTTTTACATAACAACAAGTCGCTTAATTTATTTTAAGCGACTTTTTTTTGCAGTATTTTTGCATAAATTTTATTACTGATGAAAAAACGATTTCCTAAGATTGTACAATTATCTATAATTTCTGTTTATTTAATTTTCTTAGCTGGCTCAGTTGTTAGAATGACTGGCTCTGGAATGGGTTGTCCTGATTGGCCTAAATGTTTTGGATATTACATACCACCAACATCTGAAGAACAGATTACTTGGAAACCAAATACCGAATACAAAAAAGGCATCATTATTATTAAAGATGAAGTTTTATTTGTTGCTGATAAAGACATTACTACTGCTGATACTTTTACAATCAAAAATTGGTCTAAATACACCAAACACGATTATAATAAGTTTAACAAATACCATACTTGGACAGAATATATCAACAGATTGGCTTCTGTTTTAGCTGGTTTTGTATTTTTATTTTTAATCTACGCATCAACCAAATTCTGGAAAACAAATAGACGAATTCCATATTTAGCATTTGGAGCTTTCTTTTTAATGCTTGTAGAAGCAGTTTTAGGCAAAATGGTTGTTGACACTAACTTGAAACCAGAAATTATAACTATACATATGGTTATAGGGTTAATTATTATTGCCCTTTTATTACAGATAAAATTTATTATTTCTGATAAGAAAACCTATAATTACAATGCGTTATTTAATAAATTATTAATTATTTCTGTTATTTTCTCGCTAATTCAAATTGCCATGGGAACTCAGGTAAGGCAGTTTATAGATGAACAAGTAAAACTATTTGGTTTCGAAAACAAAAATTATAGTTTAATGAATCCTAGTTTTAAATTCTATTTTCATAGATCTTTTACCATTGCAATTGTACTTGTAAATTTTGGTTTATTTTACATCAATCAAGTTAAAAATCTTGGATACAAATTAGTAAATTGGATTGTTTTCTTAATCTTCCTAGAAACCATTACAGGTATTTTAATGTATTATGCAGAAATTCCTTTAGGAACTCAGGCTGTTCATTTATTAGCGGGTGCCATTTTATTTGGATTGCAATATTATTTATGGCTGCAAAGTAGAAAAACTTTAAATAATTAGTTTATTTTTAAAGCTATTTAAACGGTTTGTTTAACTTTAAAACTGAATATTTAATAATACTAAAAGGTTATCACTTTTATAGCATCACCAAAAAATATTGAGATTTTCAATAAATAATAGCTTTTTTAAAAAAATAAAGGCAGAATTAAAACGAATTTAAAATGGAGAAATCAGCATATAAAATACATATCATTGGTGCAGGAATTAGTGGTTTAATTGCTGCCCAAATTTTAGAGAATCATGGGTATCAACCAACTATTTTAGAAGCTACCAATTCTGTTGGTGGTCGTGTAAAATCGGATATTGTTGATGGATATACCTTAGATCACGGTTTTCAAGTTTTGTTAACTTCATATCCTGCAGCTAAAAAATATTTAAATTATGATGATCTAGAATTGCAAGAATTTTTGCCTGGAGCTACCATTTTTAAGAATAGCAAAATGCAAACTATTGGAGATCCACTTCGTAGTTTTTCATTGTTATTTCCTACTTTATTTTCTTCTATTGGTACTTTTGCTGATAAAGCAAAAATCTTAAAACTAAACACACTTTTAAAGAAGAAAAAAATTGCTGCGATATTTAAGACGAAAGAAACATCAACCTTACAATATTTGCAAGATTTTGGTTTTTCTGAGAGTATTATTAATGATTTTTTCAAGCCTTTTTTTAGTGGAATATTTTTAGAACCTAATTTAGAAACATCAAGTAGAATGTTTGAATTTGTTTATAAAATGTTTGGTGATGGTTTGGCTGTTGTGCCTAAAAACGGAATTCAAGAAATATCGAATCAGCTAAAATCAAACTTAAAAAACACTACTTTTAAATTTAATTCGCCTGTTAAAGAAGTAAAAGATAAAGAAATTATTTTACAAGATAAAGCTGTTTTAGAAAGTCATTTTAGCATTATTGCAACAGAAGCAAGTACTCTAATATCTAACTTAAAAAACCAAGAAACGGCTTGGAAAAGCTGTGAAACTTTATATTTTGAAACTGATAAAAGAGTTATCGAAAAACCTTTAATTGGTTTGATTGCTGATGAAAACTCGTTAATAAATAATATTTTTTATCACACAAGTTTACCAACATCAACTAAAAACACCAAAGAATTATTATCTGTAACTGTTGTAAAAGAACATAACTTAAGCGATTTAAATTTAATTTTAAGAGTAACAGAAGATTTAAAAAGGTTCTGTAATATTGATGTAAAAAAGTTCCTAAAGCATTATCATATTAAAAATGCATTGCCAAAATTAACAAACTTACAATATGAAATTTCCAGCACAGAAACTAAATTAAAAGCGACTGTATTTTTAGCTGGAGATCAATTGTTAAATGGTTCTTTAAATGCAGCTATGATTGCAGGAGAAAGAGCTGCTATGGGTGTAATACAAACCCTAGAAGATGGTTTAATTGTAGATGAATTAACATCAGAATATACTTCATAAAAAAACTCAAAGCAATTAAATTACTTTGAGTTTGTGACTCCAGCAGGATTCAAACCTGCAACCTTCAGAGCCGAAATCTGACATTCTATTCAGTTGAACTATGGAGCCAATTTAATGTCTAAAAACTATACCAAGTTCTTTTTCACTAAAGTAGATATTGTTTTTCCGTCTGCTTTTCCTGCTAATTCTTTAGAAACAATTCCCATTACTTTGCCCATATCTTGCATTCCTGATGCTCCTACCTTTTTAATAGTTGCAACCACAACTTCTTCAATTTTTTCTTCGGATAAAGCTTCTGGTAAAAATTGTTCTAAAACTGCAATTTCTGCCAATTCAGGTTCAGCCAAATCTTGTCTATCTTGTTTTAAAAAAATAGCAGCACTATCTTTTCTTTGTTTCACCTGCTTTTGAATAATCTTTATTTCTTGCTCCTCTGTTAATTCAGCCTGAAAACCTGTTTCTGTTTTAGCTAATAAAAAAGCAGACTTTACAGCTCTTAAAGCTTGCAAAGCAACTGTATCTTTTGCTTTCATAGCTTCTTTCATTTTATCCATTACTTGTTTTTGTAAACTCATTTTTCTTTAGTTTATATTGATTATTTTTTAGTCTTTTTTAAATACAACGTATTCTTATTGTAATCTATAAATGCTTTACCTTTTCTTAAAATATCTGCACCAATTATTCCATGTACTTTTTTGGCTTTATGTTGTGTTAAAGCAGTATTTACATGTGTTAAATCGAACAAAACCAAATGACATTTTTTCGTTTTCCAATCGCCAATTTTAAGTAAATTATTTTCTGATTGTTGTGTTTCCATATCAATAGCACCAGCTCCTGCTGCTTTGGTTTCGCTCTCTGTAGCATCTAAATTAAAATAGGAAATCATATCAATACCAACACAAGAATTAGAGGCTCCAGTATCTAAAATAAAATTCCCTTTTATACCATTAATTTTAGCTTTTAACTCTAAATGATTTGTGGCAATTTTTTTTAATTTTATTTTGATATATTTATTTTTCTTTAATATTCTTTTTATGCGTTTCATTGTTCATCATTTCTAAAAATCAAAAATACGACTTAAAACAATCAACTAAAAAGAGTTGTTCACTAATTTAAATTTATTAAAAATAATAACATTTAAGAATTCGCATTTTAAAATGGATTCTAATTTTATTATATTTATAAATGAAAAACATTACACATGAAAACGACTCAAAGATTAGAACATGCTTTGGCAAAACTATACAACGCATATCATAACAATCGGTTAAATCCAGAAGATTGTACAGCTTGTGCAGTTGGTAATATTTTAGACAATCAAGATAGTTGGAAACATCTTTCTAATGACCATGGTTCCTTACAATTGAGCTATGTAGGCAGAGTTCATCAAAGTTTAGGTAGAAAATTTAATGGGTATTCCCCTCAAGAAATTTTACAAATTGAAAAAGTGTTTTTAGATGCTTGTGGATTTAAAACTCCATTGTGTCATTATAATCAAAAACCTAAAAATCCAACATCAAATGATACTTTATTTAATGGTTTGGTGGCTGTTGTAGAACTTTTATGTGTGTTAGATAATCAACCTAATATAATGGATTATTCAAAACTTTTTGAGCAAGAAAATGGAGAACCTGTTTATCAACTTAAAGCATTTTTAGCTTAAATTATATTTTTTTAAAATGACAAAAACCGATTCAAATTTAATTGAATCGGTTTTTGTATTTACTATATATTTAAAATTTGGCTTATCCTCCAAAATCATCAAAACGTATGTTTTCATCTGGCATCCCAAAATCTTCACCCATTTTCTGAACTGCTTTGTTCATTAATGGTGGTCCACAGAAATATAATTCCATGTCTTCTGGCGCTTCATGTTTGCTTAAATAATTATCGATTACACAATTGTGAATAAACCCAACAAAACCATCTCCTGTTTCATCGTTAATATCTTTTTTTACTTTCCAATTATCTGACTCTAAAGGATCTGATAAAGCA
The DNA window shown above is from Polaribacter sp. Hel_I_88 and carries:
- a CDS encoding ribonucleotide-diphosphate reductase subunit beta: MEITQIIKRDSGTSNFELEKITSAIEKAMLSVNNGSRRDAIAITNIVNGTLLERKLNEPNYTPTVEQVQDIVEYKLMDSRFHDVAKAYILYRDEQTRNRKTNIFEKRLNLKPYEYPALNEYVDAIRHSYWIHTEFNYTSDIQDFKSTLNDVEQNAIKNTMLAISQIEVAVKTFWGDIYKKMPKPEIGSVGSTFAESEVRHHDAYSHLLEILGLNNEFKNLKKNPIIMRRVNYLELALKNVNSEDNKEFSESIILFSLFIEHVSLFSQFLIIMAFNKHKNVLKGISNVVEATSKEEQIHGDFGIDLIKIIKEENPDWFDEDNSLVVQETCKEAFLSESKIIDWIFERGELDFLPKAVIKEFIKNRFNNSLESIGIPKIFEIDQNLLAETDWFDDEIIGTKHGDFFVKRSINYSKRTKSITSDDLF
- a CDS encoding ribonucleoside-diphosphate reductase subunit alpha codes for the protein MNLNETKTSELTEHEKLIQARNASRKEILDKNTAPEITWLTENSRKFLESGYLTGTTTPEERIREIADNAERILNKPGFSDKFYKYMAAGYYSLASPIWSNFGKRRGLPISCFGSHVADDMGDILFSQSEVGMMSKLGGGTSGYFGKLRERGADVKNNGSSSGSVHIMQLFEKMVDVVSQGSVRRGRFSPYLPVDHPDIKEFLEIGTEGNPIQELTHGVTVGDQWMQEMIDGDVEKRSIWAKILQRRGEIGYPYILFRDNANNGTVDVYKDKNHEIYASNLCTEIMLPSNDDWSFVCCLSSINLLHFDDWKDTDAVETLTYFLDAVMQEFITKLEVYRDSESRDDQFTFRFMEKAYKFAKENRALGLGALGWHSLLQSKMLAFDSPEAYDLNSEIFKIIKEKSYKASEEMAVEYGEPAVLKGYGRRNTTLNAIAPTTSSAFILGQVSQGIEPIWSNIYVKDIAKIKTTIKNPILENLLEQKGFNTKEIWTSIRDNDGSVLHLDCLTDEEKEVFRTYSEIDQNVIVYQAANRQNHIDQGQSINVMVHPDMPIKDVNAIYINAWKLGVKSMYYQHSMNAAQKFKQKKECASCEG
- a CDS encoding RNA-binding domain-containing protein — protein: METNRIEYKKEITKFIEREIIAFLNYKEGGIIYFGIDDEGNTVGLENADKSALVLKDKIKNNISPSAMGLFDIVVEEKDNKPIIKIIVASGTEKPYYFTKLGMTPKGSFIRIGTAAEQLSQLNIDTLFSKRTRNSISKIKSSIQELSFSQLKIYYEETGIKLPKQFAQNLELLTEDKRYNYVAYLMSDTNNISIKLAKYATKDRTNLIENNEYGYNSIVKATKQVLDKLAIENSTFIKITSKEREQHQLWNSIAIREAVINAFVHNDYSREVSPKFELFSDRLEITSAGGLPEGLNEKEFFEGFSVPRNKQLIRIYKDLKLVEQLGSGIPRILSFYTKKCFKFSDNFLRMTFPFDKISGGQIGGQIGGQIGGQIANQIKELKNLSERQKEVLQLINNNHKISRLKISKKLNINESAIQKHLNYLKEKGYLKRIDGSRGYWKINLKE
- a CDS encoding FAD-dependent oxidoreductase, whose protein sequence is MEKSAYKIHIIGAGISGLIAAQILENHGYQPTILEATNSVGGRVKSDIVDGYTLDHGFQVLLTSYPAAKKYLNYDDLELQEFLPGATIFKNSKMQTIGDPLRSFSLLFPTLFSSIGTFADKAKILKLNTLLKKKKIAAIFKTKETSTLQYLQDFGFSESIINDFFKPFFSGIFLEPNLETSSRMFEFVYKMFGDGLAVVPKNGIQEISNQLKSNLKNTTFKFNSPVKEVKDKEIILQDKAVLESHFSIIATEASTLISNLKNQETAWKSCETLYFETDKRVIEKPLIGLIADENSLINNIFYHTSLPTSTKNTKELLSVTVVKEHNLSDLNLILRVTEDLKRFCNIDVKKFLKHYHIKNALPKLTNLQYEISSTETKLKATVFLAGDQLLNGSLNAAMIAGERAAMGVIQTLEDGLIVDELTSEYTS
- a CDS encoding cold-shock protein encodes the protein MKTGTIKFFNESKGFGFVTEDDSNTEYFVHVSGLIDEVREGDAVEFDLKEGRKGLNAVDVRVI
- a CDS encoding heme A synthase, giving the protein MKKRFPKIVQLSIISVYLIFLAGSVVRMTGSGMGCPDWPKCFGYYIPPTSEEQITWKPNTEYKKGIIIIKDEVLFVADKDITTADTFTIKNWSKYTKHDYNKFNKYHTWTEYINRLASVLAGFVFLFLIYASTKFWKTNRRIPYLAFGAFFLMLVEAVLGKMVVDTNLKPEIITIHMVIGLIIIALLLQIKFIISDKKTYNYNALFNKLLIISVIFSLIQIAMGTQVRQFIDEQVKLFGFENKNYSLMNPSFKFYFHRSFTIAIVLVNFGLFYINQVKNLGYKLVNWIVFLIFLETITGILMYYAEIPLGTQAVHLLAGAILFGLQYYLWLQSRKTLNN
- a CDS encoding retropepsin-like aspartic protease — translated: MKRIKRILKKNKYIKIKLKKIATNHLELKAKINGIKGNFILDTGASNSCVGIDMISYFNLDATESETKAAGAGAIDMETQQSENNLLKIGDWKTKKCHLVLFDLTHVNTALTQHKAKKVHGIIGADILRKGKAFIDYNKNTLYLKKTKK
- a CDS encoding GatB/YqeY domain-containing protein → MSLQKQVMDKMKEAMKAKDTVALQALRAVKSAFLLAKTETGFQAELTEEQEIKIIQKQVKQRKDSAAIFLKQDRQDLAEPELAEIAVLEQFLPEALSEEKIEEVVVATIKKVGASGMQDMGKVMGIVSKELAGKADGKTISTLVKKNLV